The Solanum lycopersicum chromosome 8, SLM_r2.1 DNA segment TGTTTTTGAATGTATGTTAGGCAATGAAGGAGAGAATGAGCAATCTTGCTCAGAGCTTAGGGATGCCAGCAGGATTAGAAGGAATGAAGTAATCAGAAAAATAAGTTACAGTTTTtgtttatagttttatttttacattttgtgCAAAAACACTGTGAAGCAAAAATGAGCTTtcagttaatatatatattttttgctcTCAATAATGATCATTTATgtcatttctcaaaaattatataataatttttatttttatttttattattatttgattctTGAAATTCGAATTTTATCTAGACGATATCGACATTTTCAAGAGTTGAATATGCCCAAGCTAAAAAGAGAACTTTTCgcataaaattaatttcgactcgaaaaataaatatatttcccaaTCATTCAAAAACTCATCAAAATTCAACATTCTCAATCAACTAATCCGAATTAATCTAAGTATCAAACAATCATGTGTGGGtgcatgaaaaaataaaataaaattttgataattttcagTATTGTAAAGTTTccatgaacaaaaaaaaaaaaactttttatttaaacattaaGGCAAAgtaaacaacaaattaaataaaagaatataatgACCATTcccaataattaaaaaaaaataaaaaaatcagttCAAACCCAAAACCCTACTAAAACCCCAAAAGCCACAACCAAACTAGCCTTCAAACTAAAACCATTGCTAGTAGGTGCTATAGCTGGACCATCAAATTCAACCGGAGACGGTACTGGTGCATCTGCGTATCTCCTCTTAGACAACGTAACGACAACCAATTTTTGTCCTTGTTCACAACTCCCTTTTACACcacttataaaataatatgcCCCAAAATGTTCCAACACTATCTTTGTGTTCCCATCATTATGCATTGCAATTGGACTTGATGTGTTACATGTCACATAATCCTTCTTACTCACTTCCAACACTGAATCTTTTGCCCCATCATACTTCCAcactaaccaaaaaaaaaaaaaaaaaacgagttAGATTTTCACTCAGaggttcaaaatatgaaaaaagggTTCAGGACTATTGACGTGATTTGTCCTTTCTAGTAGTACTATACTATAGCAAATGCAAAAAGTTGTAtcactttgttttaatttatgtgtcaTAAAAAAAAACGAGTTAAAATTTCACTCACAGGTTCAAAATACGAAAAAGGGGTTCAAGGACTATAACGTGATTTATCCTTTCTAATAGTAGTATACTAGCAAATGCAAAAAGTTGTATcactttatttcaatttatgtgtcATAAATAAACgagttaaaattttaacataCAGATTCAAAATACGAAAAAAGGAGTTCAAGGACTATAACATGATTTATCCTTTCTAGTAGTAGTATACTAGCAAATGCAAAAAGTTGTATCACtttgtttcataaaaaaaaaacgagTGAAAAATTTTCATTCACAGGTTCAAAATACGAAAAAGGGGTTCAGGACACTGGGTTCAACCCCTGATTTGTCCCTTCTAGTAGTACTAGCAAATGCAAAAATTTGTATTTCAATTGATGTGTCATAAAAAAAAACGAGTTAAAATTTTTACTCAGAGATTCAAAATACGAAAAATGGGTACAGGACCCTACGGTCCACCCGTGATTTGTATCcctatgttttaatttatgtgtcataaatgcaaaatttataaaactgaGACTTTTTTTTAACGTACCAAGAGAATCTCCAACGAGGAATCGTGTTTTCTCAGCCCAACGATTGAGGGAATCCGATTCAGAAGACGGGATTTTCCAAGAATTAGTTTTTCCACCAACCAAATGATCTCTTGCTTCTGTGAAGCTTAATAGACTGAAAAACAGAATTGCCATTACAAACACATTTCTTGAAAAAACAGCCATTGAGTATGAAATGAAGTTAATTAAGCtcgaaaacaattttttttcgaTCGATTACGAAGGTTTCGAAAAGGGAAAATTGAGAGCAAGAGATGAATAATTTGtttgataaattttgaaatatgttttggtcatatatatatatatatagtgaagaGAAAACTAGCCGTTGAGAGTTAAATTGTAGCTAAAATGGAACAAGAAAACTAGCCGTTAAAATAATAAGGTTAAAGGATAGTAACGGTCAAATATTTATTGggcttttttcatattttttttagttgggCTTTAATCCATTAGCCCAACTTTTAATGGAAGATCAGATAAAAGCCCAAAGTCCAGtagaaaaaaaccaaaaaaataatattttaattcacATGACACAGTTTGATTTGAAcgttaaatttaaaaaagtattttttcttGCAACATGAGTGAAATAATCCTCTTAATTCTCACGTAGTTTAGAGGTATCTTAACACTTTCAATAGTTCTTTCGGCTTTTTATTAACactaataatattgaatatttgttctttagttttacattggtttcataaaattaaaatacgtactttaatttttaatttttcttaactATTTATTAATGTAACTAGTACTTATTAGaattattttagcatgattgtatactttttaaattatgattattttcattatgactttacaatatttattttatacgatgatttcattattattttttattagaatatttttgtgtcatcaatactcatcccatattttatgtttctttttttaaaagaaacacCTTCGATGCTTGTATTTTGgttggactaaagaaatatttgaagcacaagttaattatatgtttgtatgcaaactttaccgaaaaaatctaaaaattcaaagtttattaattagttttgtctgatttataaatttaaaaattcgacATAGTAATCAGGTTTGGTATTTgaaaaactgaagttgaaaaaccctaaaaaaaatatgaattttattaatttgatttggtttgtatataaatttaaaaatgttacatgaatgatttgatttgatatttgaaagaCATAAACCAACTCAGCCACGTACATCCCTAGCAGACATACACCCCTTTGACGTAAAGCTCAAACATCAAGGGtttgaactttttattatttttctccgAACGAAAATTCTGAATCCATCACCGCGTGATATACGCCATCTCTTATCCTCTTTTGGAAACtcaaaagaagaaacaaaaatcaaatGCCACATGTCAAAGTACATGCAAAAGCAAACTTCTCATAATATGACACAAAAGAGCAACGTGTCACTCATCTCCTCATATACCCTACACAAacttctattatatatatatataatatgaggaaaaaaaaatgtaacaaagtctcacaaaaaaaaaaagtttatctctaaaaaaaaaagagaaataaagtaaaaaataataatttatttctcaataatttgaagaaaaatggCTAATGGTGATGTAAATAAGCCATGGAGAAATTTACCATATAGTCCTCGTACGATGGCGATAGGTGGTGCTGTTGTTGTTGGTAGTATTTGGTATTACATGACTTATATGAACAAGAAATCGGAACCCCTTGCGAGGGTACCCTCGAGTACTGTTCGTCCCGAGGATACTCCTCGCAAGCAGATCTAATCAGAGGCGAATTcagaaatttaaataatgtaCTTATCTCGAGTACTGTTCATTCCGAGGATACTCTTCGCAAACAGATCTAATTAGAGGCGGATTCAGAATTTTAAATAATGTACTTACGTACTTTTTGAGGATAACTCTTATGCAAATTGATGTAGCTTGAATTTCGAATTCTTTAGTGAAGTTTTTACATTTACATATGCATGTTTCTTTGTGTTGGAAATattgagttttatttttaacttatttattgcAAGTTATATTAGTTAGAGGCGTATCcagaatttgatgaattttttttttaatgaatatttagTGAGCTTTGAAATGTTAAAAGAGTTTCAACTTCAACTTATTAATTGTATAAGCTATATACGCCTTGagcttttgtatttttttttttttactacaaTTGAATTTTAGGagctttttgaattttgaaattaggCTTCATTTTGAGATAGAgataaatatgttttattcattaattaggtttttattgaTATTGGTTAAGTgttattaaaattaacatttctaaaggtttttttttaggACATATAGATATTTAGatttttgacataattttaatttaaaatattaaattgatttaattttaggTAATTCTTTGAGTAGAGTAGTATgttattatcttaatatacatTTCCTTGTGGCgctataatttttcaaaactacgaaaaaaagaaaaaagtaattgaaaaaaaagaagtaattgAACTGTTTGtataatcaatttataatatagaaattttactaatttatactAAAGAAGGTAATCAATGCACGTTAGAGGTATGCATCtatttaaaacattatatttaaaaacacattatatttaaaaacattcttcaaatcatatttcaaattaaagcTCTATCCttcaagtattatttttaattaattttttttttactatttttcaaaCTTAAACTATTCTTGTAAGTGTTATTCATCCTTTCCAAGTATTTAAAAGTTGTAGAGTACATACATGATCTGTTACTTGTCTCATTTAGTAATGGAGTTATAgcttaattatctttatttttttcatagttaaattatattttagatcaataaatttttagcttaatctaaaatattaattatgtgttatatttgaatttctttttatattattagaagCGAAATCTCCAAGCATATTCTACATTATTTAGAAGCGAAATCTCCAGTAttcaattgagaaaaaaaatatattttaaactagtagtatttttaatatcaaattacatgaagaataaatgaaaagattgtcaaatcaaatttttttacaaaatgctaaatttaattatcaaaaaaattcatgataatGTTTTTGAcatatctaaaaataataattagaaggAGGAATGACTTTATTTTTGAGAATATGTTAGTTTTCTAATAATTTAAAGTTGAAGGATAAAAGTTGTTCACTTTTACGTACTTGAAGaatgatacattttttttatgggTGCGCACGGAGTAAAATTTTATGACAAGGAAAATTAGTAGCTGCGGAGTAAAATTTCCGCTCCTATGTAATAGCTCGTAAATCACATAGGAGAGATAATCTGCACTAGGTAAGCTTTGTGCGACAAACTTGATCCAAAAGGTACACCCCTTGCTTTCGCTAGTAAGAGGTTTTGAACTTGAAACCTTCAACATGGAAGCTTCAAATTCAAATCACTGAGCTACCCCGAAGGGTTGCTAAGAATGATACTTTaggaatatttaaatttaaggtataatttaaagataattttagctaaaaaaatttatttaagtttatgcatatattttaaaacattatattcaacaaaattcatatttgggATATATAGATAAATTTCATTCGTTtcttactttgaaaaatatagataaatttCATCGGTTCCTTATAGTTCCTTTTAAACACTAAAATTCGaattttacaaattaataaaaaaattcttaatgaaAAGCcactataattttttcaaattaaattttcacaAACGTAGATTCAAAATAAATTCCAATACTAATCCTAAACATAGAacgaataattaaaaaaaaataaaatcatacaacagaaaaaaaaatatttttcttttacaaattttatatatcacgtaaattaaaaataaataatacaatcCAATTTATGTACTAGCTTTCATTACATCTCGTTGTTTACAATAATAAAGCCAAAACCATACACTAGATAAATAAGACTATTTTTTCTATAACTAAAAATCATacatttaaatttcattattatttttttttaattaaaaattttaaattcaaatctcaAAAATACTTATACGTAACTATGAGTAATCATTACCAGAACACTACAAAAAGAGACACATGTCAAGTGTCTTATCACAACGTGTCATCTTTTCAAGTTTTctattttctaataaaaaccatgcaaaatgaaaaaaaaaaaccctaattttctttttacatcttaatttctaatatttcaaagcaaaaaaaaataaaaataaaaattaataatggcAGGAAATAATGAAGAATGGAGAAAAATGGCAGATACACACAAAATGAGTCCAGAAGAAGTGAAAAAAGCTGGTGTTGAATCCTCTAGGAGACCACCAGGCCACAATCCAGGTACTTTGGGTTTTACGTTTGATCGCTGGTTAGAATTATACAGATACTAAAATATTACGTTTGGTTGCTGGTTAGAATTATATcgatattaaatttatttttagaagtgGCTTGGTTGTTAGTAGTTATGCTAAAATTGCTTGGACAAGATTAAGTAATTTCATTTCAACTtgcatttgatttatttatgtgAGATTGCAAAATGATGATttgatattgtattgaattTTATGCTAAgcaattatttctttcattcggaattttttttaacattttgcgTTTATTGAAAGtcaaatttgattaattttaaaaggtaaagtggatcacattaattcgataatttaaacaaaaaaattgatattctaaaactatataaaaagtaccataaattataaaaaaaatttacatattaatatgattgaaaaaaaatacttcttaggatgttagtcaaaattttatagttcgattttaaaaatagaagcTACGATAAAAAATATCGAATCGAAAGGAGGGAGTAGAAGTTTACTAAAATTGGTATTAGctatatacattaattttgaGTAATAAGTACTCGCTCCGTATTTTTTAGAAATAGCACACATATCAAGATagcaataattaataatttagcatagtgaagttataattttattcttattaattttagttttaaaaaaatgaatttaaacttaagaaaattttcaaatagtttaaataggggcataattgaaaaaaaaaagtttgtccttttttcattattcgggaaaaaaaaagaaatat contains these protein-coding regions:
- the LOC101251307 gene encoding early nodulin-like protein 15; the protein is MAVFSRNVFVMAILFFSLLSFTEARDHLVGGKTNSWKIPSSESDSLNRWAEKTRFLVGDSLVWKYDGAKDSVLEVSKKDYVTCNTSSPIAMHNDGNTKIVLEHFGAYYFISGVKGSCEQGQKLVVVTLSKRRYADAPVPSPVEFDGPAIAPTSNGFSLKASLVVAFGVLVGFWV